The genomic region cacttgggacattctttaatttgatgagttttatcaccacatttaaagcatcccacggtggaagtaggtcgtctcttaggaaagcgttttttcgagtaattattagtgaaccctttgtttccttgtccattgaccaacccggctaagttccttgtgaacatagcaaactcgtcttcctcctcatcttcttcatcacttggagaagatgtgagggcgagactctttccctttgatgactcactagaatgcttatcgaggttaaactcgtgagccattagtgatcccattagttcatgaagagatagggttgacaagtctttagcttcctctatggcggtgactttaggttgccatttaggggttagactacgaaggatttttcgaatgatgtcctcggactcgaaattccttcctagactttgaagctcattaataatacaagaaaaacgagaagaaaaattatttaaagactcgtcctttgacattctaaacatttcatattgttgcatgagaagatcaatacggtgttttcttacttgggacgtcccttcatatgcaagtacaagggaatcccaaatagattttgccgtaggacacccggagattcgactaacttccccctcaccaacacaacgttgaagaatcgacattgctttggaattcttttcggcaagcttgaagtcgttctcattgtaatttctttcctcttttgtcttggtgaaaccgttaagaatatcggtttcctcaatggcaagaggtccattttggatgatgttccaacattgataatcgatacttttgatgtaatgttccattttgagtttccaccatccaaaattcgaaccggtaaagaccgggatcttggagtgtttctcggaatccattacccacgaatcaaactctaaggcggttagcctcgatcaagagcacgaggctctgataccaattgttgagtttatggattcaagtacctaagagggggagggggtgaattaggtactcttttttaaaaaattttaacttcaactttattggattaaagtgagttaagtgaacaaaagagatttgaggatactttgaataatattgaaagattgaacaagtatcacaatGAATGTTTTtcaagtatgaaagcaacaatcgttcgatcgtatctatttgtctcggtttgtgGAATGTtatgcagaccaaatgcgacaagATGATGAATGTTACTTCTatgtttaagcgaaacaaaacaaacaaacaaagtaaaaaggcaaatgaaatgaaataagcacttgaacacgagatttttgaattggttcggcaagaaactcaagtgcctacgtccaatctactttttattactttcctttagtgatctactccgaaaactaaaagacccttgtaataaaagacgccaacctactccggttgcaaagctagtacaagaactactccgttctagacaagctaactcgcaatctactccgattgccaagagttaaaggactactccgtcctagaactcaacaactcgcaacctactccggttgccaactcacaacctactccggttgtcaagagataaggactactccgtcctaaactctactaacacacttaaaatgtaaaggatcaagtttccactaacacattcttaacaaagaatagaggtggacaacttttacaagatcaacacttttaagcaagagagtttagtatagaaaagcaacagtagccacgactgtagaaactgaaagacacttgaagacttttaaaggtttttgcaAATAAACACAACTTTTAAGCTTTAAGAACAATTTGCAAAGATGAaagaattatttcagaaaagtcttaaggatttatgaaggaggcacacggtttatatagaggaggtgagtgagggggttgctagggttttgaagggtcaaagacctcacatgtgaagaccatttgcaaccacccaaaacttgcaccaaaaaggggtcttttgcaaaggtaagaaaagagaaagaaggtttgaaggataaccttaaatgctcatgcaaaatcagaaaacaaaggatgtgagacaagtcacatgatgacaagtaaacacaaatatggcaaaaagcatttcttcttttcttaaagaccaaaggattgaatttgcataaagaggaaacattttgaaataattcaaaccactctttaaagaatactacctccttaataaaaatctgatttttatctttgaaaaatgataatcacgtgaaagcttttgaaagataaaagggacttcaagtttctcgagttgtggcataatccaaaAATTTTTTGCGTGTGAAAGAAAGCAAATAAATGTCTGGatctgtttctattactctaatatactctactttcttgcttgtacattagatgacacatgaCTTATTACaatggatgattaacaacttcaacacttcttaatccaagcttgattacatcattaatcctgaaaaggtaaactaagaataCACAAATCAagtgggcatgttatcatcaacataaggaacccaacagaaTTTTCCGAATCAAATCACTTTTTGAGTCGATTTAAGGAATGAGCTTAGTATAATCCTGAAGTAATGTCatctacacaaaaaaaaaatcacagcAGAATATCGACAAATTAAGAATTTCCGAATCAACGTCAAAATAATCTTCATTTATTTCAGATCACAGCAGAATATCGACAAATTTACATTTTCTGAAACGACAAGAatataaaaacaattaaaaaccaattaaaaacaattaaaaaacaattatTCTCTAATTTTTGAACAAAGAAAACAAGAATAAACAGAaaattgattgatgaagaacatACCAAACTCGAAGTGAAGTCGATTAGTTCCCTGAACATGAAAAATAATGACAGTATCATCGTCACCATCAAGATCATGATGAGGAAAACTGTGAGAAATGAAATGCAGAGGAGCCAACATTCCAACCATTGGTGGCGGGGGAGCGTTGTTCAGAAACTCGATCATACCAGAAGACTTCAGAAATAGAGCAGCAGTAGCATTCTTATCGTTGATGTTAACAGAAATTACGAGATTATCGGCAGTGGCCCCAATTAACCCGAACCCATCATTGCTTAAATTTGGATCAAGAAGTGCTTCAATTGCAAACTTCAATTTGCGAAGAGGTTTCATTTTTAGGTAAAAGCTGTATTTAGGATCAGTTGGTGGGTTTGCGATTTCTTCTGAAGGTTCCGACATGGCGATTAATGGAGTTTTCTTGTGGAGTTTTCAGTAATGGTGGTTGGCGGGAAAGTTAGTTATAAGAAAGATGAGAGAGAGAAACAGAGGAAAGGGAATCAGTTAGTTGTAACTAATTATGAGGTTGTTATATGCTATTTATGCTCTACTCAAGTTCGTtattgagaatttgtgtttatctACAGTTGATTTCTTTTAAGACCGCATCACCGTAATATCCATTTTAAAATTAAAACGGGTAAAATAATAATATTCACATGGATATCGTGAGACAAGTTCTTTGTTGTTTCGTAGACAGAgatataaaatatggaatagatcACTTAGACTTTTTAATCTTTTagaaaatgcaaagcaaatattTTCGTAgatattactccctctgtcccggtcatttgttgtccttttccatttttgggtgtctcagtcatttgttgtcttttctaATTTAAGAAAAAATTTGATGATTAATTTGATCATTCAAaatcaatttattccacttgtcatttagtaattggccacCTCCCATTTCCTTGgtatttgtgccaaaaccaaaggacaacaaatgaccgggacggagggagtatattatttgATGTCCCGTCTCCAAAAAACAACCTATTTATTATAACTTGAGTAAGTTTCTATACACGCATTTTCCTCGCTATCTTTATAAGATGGTGATAGCAATCCCAccctaattaaaataataaaaaaaaattaatattttgtttttgCGTCAAAATTACAAAGGTTAAAAATTTAGTAAACTAGGCACTTATTATTTAAGtaacaacaaaattacaattATTCTATAATCCGTAATTATTCTACATATTGCAAGTAAAACTCAATCTTGTGACGTCTCAATTTGCTTTATCGAAATTTAATGATGAAAGTAGTTTTATGCTTTCACCCTTTGACAAATTAATAAAGTTGAAGGATCCCTGGTACATCTTGGTAAGTCCGAGAAAATGATGATGACGACTGGGAAGAGGTTTGCACCTAAGTGTGAAAGTACCATAAGCTTGTGCATCTCATATTTGGTCGTCATTTTGTGTTCTTGATGACGACTCTCCATCGTCAAGAAGTTGGAAAACCTCTACATGATCAAGAGTTTGGCTAACAAGCTATATATTGTAGAAGCGACAATTGTATCGATTTAGGATGGATGAGGAACAAAAATTAATCGGACATGTGAATTTGTTCAATGGGCTGTTAGACGAGTTAAAAAAGATAAAGGTAAAGCTTGAGGAGGAAGATAAGGCGTTATTATTTCTCAATTCTTTCCCGGAAATATATAACACTTATGTGTATACTATTCTTTGTGGGAAAGACATCACCACAATGGAGTAAGCAAAGATAAGTTCAGCGGTGTATATCATGATTACCGAAAATGAACTAAACACTCAAAAAACAGCGGCATAGTTTGTCAAAAAGGGAACTAGAGACGGAATCAAGGGTAATACTTTCGCTGACATCTTCATCTGGTGCACCCGTTTCTGCAGACATGTCAGGGATCACCAAAAGCGCGTTCTCTAGTAACAGCAAATCAGCTAATTCTCCAATTTGGAACCGGAACAAGACATGCTGCTCCGGAACTGTCAGAAAGTAGACAACAACTTCATCGGCAAGAATAGACGCCTCCTTCATCAACCTTGTATAATTCCAATTGAACCACCCGTGGAATGTACGCTGTTCAAATTTCAAAGTCATTAAGATTACGGCCATTAACAACATTTTTGCTCAATTTCGGAAAACAGAAAGCACTGGAGTAGTAGTTACCTCATTCTGTCGTAAGTGATACGCCCATTTTTTGTCGCGTCCAATCTCAAACGTTACAAATTCTTCCTCACAATCAATAAAAACTGTAAACAAACTCGGAAATTAGATTCCGTTTCAAATTTCATTTCTATGTATATACGTAATTAAGATGAAAATATCGTATACATGTATCATTACTAGGATCGTCTGCCTCTAATATATACTCGATCATCTCCCTTACGTCATCAACTGGTACAGTAATTGCTCTGAAGATCGTCAAATAGGGAAACATTGTTACATGAGGATCTTCGACGATTTCAGCCCAAAAACCAGTAGGTGGTACAGTTCCTGCATAAAACAAAATTAGCAAAACAAAAATTGAAATAAACCAGAAAACTGACTCGACCAAACATAACTCGAACCTGAActtaaaacgaaaaacaaaaagaCGGTTAGTTCTTAGAACAACACGCGGCTCTCTAAATTGATTAAATCAGTAAGAACAATCACAGCAGAATATCGATAAATTAACATTTTTCTGAATCGACATCATAATCGTAATCTTCATTTATTTTAGGCCAACATCGACGAACTTTGTCATGATCAACGAAATTTCTATACCCCATAAAAAATcgtaaaatcagaaaaaaaaaaaaaaaaaaaaaaaaaaaaaaaaaaaaaagatctctAGTTTTTCAACAAAGAAAACAAGaataaatataaaattaataGATGACGAACTTACCAAAGTCGAAACAAAGTCGATTAGTTCCCTGAACATGAAAAATGACGACAGTATCGTCGTCACCGTCAAGATTAAGAGGAAAACTCTGAGAAATTAAATGCAAAGGAGCTAACATTGCACCCATGGGTGACGGCGGTGCGTTGCTCTGAAACTTGATCAGACCAGAAGACTTGAGCAATAGAGTGGCAGTAGCATTATCATTGTTGTTAACCGAAATTGCGAGACCGTCACTATTGGCGCCAACCATCCCGAATCCATCATGATTGAAAGTAGGATCAAGAAGAGATTTAATTGCAAGCTTCAATGTGCGAAGAGGTTTCATTTTTAGGTAAAAGCTGTAATTAGGATCAGGTGGTGGGTTTTCGATTTCTTCTGAAGGTTCCGACATGGCGATTAATGGAGTTTTCTTGGGAGTAATGGTGGTTGGCGGGAAAGTTAGTTAAAAGGAAGAAGGGAGAAGTGGAGAGGAAACGGATTAGTTTGTTGGAATTAATTGGGTAGTTATATGCTATTTATGTTGTACTCACTTCGTTATTAATTAACAATCTGTCTTGCTTCAGAgagtctgaaataagacggactaAATAAAAACCTTCTTCAGGTTTTATGTTTTGCCTCCTGTAGAATGCTAATCTTTGATTATAGTTATATATTTACAATTTGCCTAGTCAATTATCCCATTAAACATTTGAACGCGTAATTTCAATCGTTGATTTTACTAAAATTGTTTTTATTTGGTTGGAAGTAGTTTTTTTTTAAGAAAtgacattatttttaataatgttCATAAGAAACAATATGAACAAAATTACTCTTTTATACAGTAATTACATTAAATATTGGGACGAGGTTAGAATAAATTAAaagatctcaacaatcccgataAAGACGAGTCATTTAGAGACACTATTAATAAAGGAATTTGATGGGAGAAACTTAACTATAGATGGCTTTTTTGAAGCTAAATTATTTTGGTGgtcgattgaaaaaaaaaaagctgcTTTACGATATTCAAAATGAGACCATAATGTTAATTTACGCTTACATGGTATCAAACACATATGGTGATGGGCTCGAAATCACTCAAGCTTTGTCAAAGGCAAGTGACAATCTTTCATAATATTGAGCATCGTGCATTTGTGCCCTGAAAAGATAATGAAAAATCATCATTAGAAAATAATATACATAGGCTTTTAATAAAAAAAACGTACATGCATACATCATACA from Silene latifolia isolate original U9 population chromosome 3, ASM4854445v1, whole genome shotgun sequence harbors:
- the LOC141645842 gene encoding uncharacterized protein LOC141645842, coding for MSEPSEEIANPPTDPKYSFYLKMKPLRKLKFAIEALLDPNLSNDGFGLIGATADNLVISVNINDKNATAALFLKSSGMIEFLNNAPPPPMVGMLAPLHFISHSFPHHDLDGDDDTVIIFHVQGTNRLHFEFGTVPTTGFWAEIEEIRYVTMFPLITVFATTTIPVNYLKNINYYMLQAQVLADDEFDDTVFFYGKEDSVMIGIGSDKIREYDNSQNEVTEI